A genomic stretch from Phycisphaerae bacterium includes:
- a CDS encoding DUF1328 domain-containing protein, translated as MLRLAVVFLVVALIAAFLGYGGVANYSFEGAKIFFFVFIVLAVLSFLGGRRSRSSV; from the coding sequence ATGTTACGGCTCGCGGTTGTTTTTTTAGTCGTCGCCCTCATCGCAGCCTTTCTCGGCTACGGTGGCGTTGCAAACTATTCCTTTGAAGGCGCGAAGATCTTTTTCTTCGTCTTCATCGTTCTCGCGGTGCTGTCCTTCCTCGGCGGAAGGCGCAGCAGGTCCAGCGTCTGA
- a CDS encoding WG repeat-containing protein, which produces MKLSNKFWMAVCVLGTFAATAQTLNAADLYPVVIDGKSGFIDKAGKLQIRATYDAAHQFSEGLAAVQQDNLWGYINSDGHAVIKPQYEGADDFSEGLAKVHKKKGLMGNICGFIDPKGSLVIDYAFSDAGRFKNGLARVEKDKKWGFIDKTGKIVIEPQFNEAADFADGLACVKAGGEWRGHYGYIDAKGKMKINPTFEASESFNEGLASFKKDGKCGFIGTDGKVAVEPQFDGAWGYSHGRACVKVGGKLGFIDKAGKMVINPIYENAKAFNEGLAAVQVDGKWGFIGTDGTTMIPPTYEEAGDFQQGLAQVKTHGDLCWVGKDGQVVWSPTTKSASMGG; this is translated from the coding sequence ATGAAATTGTCAAACAAGTTCTGGATGGCCGTCTGTGTCCTCGGGACATTCGCCGCCACAGCTCAGACTCTTAATGCAGCCGACCTCTATCCCGTGGTTATCGACGGCAAGAGCGGGTTCATCGATAAGGCGGGAAAGCTTCAGATCCGCGCCACCTACGACGCGGCGCATCAATTCTCAGAGGGCCTCGCGGCCGTGCAGCAGGACAACCTGTGGGGCTATATCAATTCAGATGGTCACGCGGTGATCAAGCCGCAGTACGAGGGCGCGGACGACTTCTCCGAGGGTCTCGCCAAGGTTCACAAGAAAAAAGGACTCATGGGCAACATCTGCGGGTTCATCGACCCCAAGGGCAGCCTCGTGATCGACTACGCCTTCAGCGACGCCGGCCGCTTCAAGAACGGATTGGCGCGGGTGGAGAAAGACAAGAAGTGGGGATTCATCGACAAGACGGGAAAGATCGTGATCGAGCCGCAGTTCAATGAGGCCGCGGACTTCGCGGATGGTCTGGCTTGCGTCAAGGCCGGCGGCGAATGGCGGGGGCATTACGGTTACATCGATGCCAAGGGCAAGATGAAAATCAACCCGACGTTCGAGGCCTCCGAGAGCTTCAACGAGGGGCTCGCATCTTTCAAGAAAGACGGCAAGTGCGGCTTCATCGGCACGGACGGAAAAGTGGCCGTCGAGCCGCAATTCGACGGCGCGTGGGGCTACTCGCACGGCCGCGCCTGCGTGAAGGTCGGCGGCAAGCTCGGGTTCATCGACAAGGCCGGAAAGATGGTGATCAATCCGATCTACGAAAACGCGAAGGCGTTCAATGAAGGACTCGCCGCCGTGCAGGTGGACGGCAAGTGGGGGTTCATCGGTACGGATGGAACGACCATGATTCCGCCCACCTATGAAGAGGCGGGCGATTTCCAGCAGGGGCTCGCCCAGGTCAAGACCCACGGCGATCTGTGCTGGGTCGGTAAAGACGGCCAGGTTGTCTGGAGTCCGACGACCAAATCCGCCTCGATGGGCGGCTGA
- a CDS encoding host attachment protein — translation MTKTPTGLHNHAWFALTDAKSCRLLCCSLTRRGKHHIDEYDAMKNTLPEQEHTRPMTNAGATHNVEDNERRFAGEVVAWLKKRIEQYAIDRLVIFAPPRMLGVLRVVPLGSLKGHVEELKGDLMRLNDGQLADHPMVRGLLTPQACPEVKTFDSKAMGTVSGATGAARISPTGGA, via the coding sequence ATGACGAAAACCCCCACCGGACTACATAACCACGCATGGTTCGCCTTAACGGACGCAAAGTCCTGTCGGCTGCTCTGCTGCAGCCTGACCCGGCGAGGCAAGCATCACATCGACGAGTACGACGCGATGAAGAACACGTTGCCAGAGCAGGAGCACACGCGGCCGATGACCAACGCCGGTGCGACGCACAACGTGGAGGACAACGAACGACGTTTCGCGGGCGAGGTCGTTGCCTGGCTAAAAAAGAGAATAGAACAGTACGCCATCGATCGCCTGGTCATCTTTGCACCCCCGCGCATGCTGGGAGTGCTCCGGGTGGTTCCGCTCGGATCGTTGAAAGGCCACGTTGAGGAACTCAAGGGCGATCTTATGCGTCTCAACGACGGTCAACTGGCGGACCATCCCATGGTTCGCGGACTGCTAACGCCGCAGGCGTGCCCTGAAGTGAAGACCTTTGATTCCAAGGCCATGGGGACAGTCAGCGGGGCTACCGGCGCTGCCCGGATCAGCCCCACGGGAGGTGCATGA
- a CDS encoding carbon storage regulator, translating into MLVLSRKSDESVVVGGSDSFKQTLKVTVLEIGSKHVRLGFEAQENVPIHRSEVWERLQDLGPPDELVACRE; encoded by the coding sequence ATGTTAGTTTTGTCGAGAAAAAGCGACGAATCGGTCGTGGTCGGAGGATCCGACAGCTTCAAACAGACGCTCAAAGTTACGGTGCTCGAGATCGGGAGCAAGCACGTGAGACTGGGCTTCGAAGCCCAGGAAAATGTTCCCATCCATCGTTCGGAAGTTTGGGAGCGACTGCAGGACCTCGGCCCGCCGGATGAGCTGGTGGCCTGTCGGGAGTGA
- a CDS encoding Na-translocating system protein MpsC family protein — MIDQAYSKMAEEVARAASAFELQATGHAPESVTVVLSDQTLVITLHGALSTAEQVLVQSPAGAAQVQEFHQQLFAIASGPFQREIKRITGVAVREASAEVATTTSAVVKLSAPGTKVHVFLLAGSVPVGTWSGNGQGQTVVNREIQPC; from the coding sequence ATGATAGATCAGGCCTATTCGAAGATGGCGGAGGAGGTTGCCCGTGCCGCCAGTGCGTTTGAATTGCAGGCGACGGGTCATGCGCCCGAATCAGTGACCGTGGTTCTGAGCGATCAGACGCTCGTGATCACGCTGCATGGCGCCTTGTCAACGGCCGAGCAGGTCTTGGTGCAAAGCCCGGCCGGCGCCGCTCAGGTACAGGAGTTCCATCAGCAATTGTTCGCCATCGCATCCGGCCCGTTCCAGCGAGAAATCAAGAGAATCACCGGGGTAGCGGTGCGCGAGGCGAGCGCCGAAGTCGCAACCACGACCTCCGCAGTGGTGAAGTTGTCCGCGCCCGGAACCAAGGTACATGTATTTCTGCTCGCCGGGAGCGTGCCCGTAGGCACCTGGAGCGGGAATGGACAGGGCCAGACAGTCGTGAATAGGGAGATTCAGCCATGTTAG
- a CDS encoding DUF2294 domain-containing protein: protein MKSQGEIEAAVCDAMNRFEQEYMGRGPKEIHAFLFGNLLLVRLLGVLTEAEKHLVKALAAEKGRDLLKEVRTHLIETARPVMEAMVLRVTGVKVVSLHHDISTVSGEEVVLFTLTESPLFRETKKK from the coding sequence ATGAAGTCTCAAGGCGAAATCGAAGCCGCCGTCTGCGATGCCATGAATCGCTTTGAACAGGAATACATGGGCCGGGGGCCCAAGGAAATTCATGCCTTTCTGTTTGGCAATCTCCTCCTGGTCCGCTTACTGGGCGTATTGACCGAGGCGGAAAAGCACCTGGTCAAGGCCCTCGCCGCTGAAAAGGGAAGGGACCTGCTCAAGGAAGTACGAACCCATCTGATCGAAACGGCGCGGCCGGTGATGGAAGCAATGGTCCTGCGGGTCACCGGAGTCAAGGTGGTGAGCCTTCACCACGACATCAGCACCGTTAGCGGCGAAGAAGTCGTGCTTTTCACCCTGACCGAGTCGCCCCTCTTCCGCGAAACGAAGAAAAAATAG
- a CDS encoding rhodanese-like domain-containing protein, whose product MTHAIRHALVVLPLGLILSGCAGPQRSESSFDRDSRPSARGTGRPGTMIVDRSAEPTVNVPVDSVAAKTRHDITLEQIGEHVRNNSALVIDARSPENFKRGHVRGAMNVPAGEVSSLLPRIQQAGASDRFIVIYCASPSCGAGDMVYEYLATQGYTNMRVYRPGWQTLVSQKDLL is encoded by the coding sequence ATGACTCATGCAATTCGACACGCCCTCGTGGTCCTGCCGCTGGGCCTGATACTCTCAGGATGCGCGGGCCCGCAACGATCTGAATCCTCTTTCGACCGGGATTCCCGGCCGTCGGCGCGCGGCACCGGGCGCCCGGGCACGATGATCGTCGATCGTAGCGCCGAGCCAACTGTGAATGTGCCGGTTGACTCCGTCGCGGCTAAAACGCGGCATGACATCACGCTGGAGCAGATCGGCGAGCATGTGCGGAACAACTCCGCCCTGGTGATTGATGCGCGGAGCCCGGAGAACTTCAAGCGTGGGCACGTCCGCGGCGCCATGAATGTGCCGGCCGGTGAGGTCAGTTCGCTCCTGCCTCGAATCCAACAAGCCGGCGCGAGCGACCGGTTCATCGTCATCTACTGCGCCAGCCCGTCGTGCGGGGCAGGCGACATGGTGTACGAGTATCTCGCGACCCAAGGGTACACCAACATGCGTGTGTATCGGCCCGGCTGGCAGACGCTGGTGTCACAAAAGGATCTGCTTTGA
- a CDS encoding nuclear transport factor 2 family protein: MRRLEFGITVVGLAAALLSFAGPGNRRFVGETSMQANAALRVDSTASDREQILDHIHGLFKAYIRKDRNAIRRGHTDDWCGFQVRSNTIVRGIDEYMGVAEKILATLNGKRYELLDTDVHLYGDMAVVYYRANYWFADPNGQEQLMPLRSVDIYRREKGGWNQCGSNICVVPPQDATVSASNPDAPVSTPLSEVDRRQLLADREAVWRACFANDRAALERLLPVDVIAINAGDENWRINRPDVLRSLAEFAADGAKLARLEFPRTEFQAIGDTVILYTTYEFDMEKDGQRRTHSGRATEVFTRRDGRWINPGWHLDSGH, encoded by the coding sequence ATGAGACGATTGGAGTTTGGGATTACAGTTGTCGGTCTGGCCGCGGCACTCTTGTCCTTCGCGGGGCCCGGCAACCGACGATTTGTCGGAGAAACGTCGATGCAGGCCAATGCCGCGTTACGAGTGGACAGCACAGCGTCCGATCGAGAGCAGATCCTCGACCATATTCACGGTCTGTTCAAGGCGTACATCCGCAAGGATCGGAACGCCATTCGGCGCGGCCATACCGACGACTGGTGCGGCTTTCAGGTGCGGAGCAACACCATTGTCCGCGGCATCGACGAATACATGGGCGTGGCGGAGAAGATCCTGGCTACGCTCAACGGCAAGCGTTACGAACTGCTCGACACGGACGTTCATCTGTACGGCGACATGGCCGTCGTCTATTACCGCGCGAACTACTGGTTCGCCGACCCAAACGGTCAGGAGCAACTCATGCCGCTGCGCTCCGTCGACATCTATCGGCGCGAGAAAGGGGGCTGGAACCAGTGCGGTTCGAACATCTGCGTCGTTCCTCCACAGGACGCGACCGTCTCGGCGTCAAATCCTGACGCGCCCGTTTCGACGCCGTTGAGCGAGGTGGACCGTCGACAACTCCTGGCCGATCGAGAGGCGGTCTGGCGGGCGTGCTTTGCCAACGACCGTGCGGCCCTCGAACGGCTGCTCCCGGTCGATGTCATCGCCATCAACGCGGGCGACGAGAACTGGCGGATCAATCGGCCGGACGTCCTTCGATCTTTGGCTGAGTTTGCCGCGGACGGCGCGAAACTGGCCCGGCTCGAGTTCCCGCGGACGGAGTTTCAGGCGATTGGCGACACCGTCATTCTCTACACGACGTATGAATTCGATATGGAGAAGGACGGCCAGCGCCGGACGCATTCCGGCCGGGCCACGGAAGTATTCACTCGCCGCGACGGTCGCTGGATCAACCCCGGCTGGCACCTCGATTCCGGCCATTGA
- a CDS encoding AraC family transcriptional regulator yields MAVSCTNHVVFRSPAVCICDFRCHPTDNGCSAEESSKHDDFVFVRRGLFVKHLGTRRVVADPNHVVFFNREEGYRVSHPVAGGDDCTTFHIRSDLLRPLLAERRQIVHDDERGGFRVMQVPCDSALHLRHWQLLRSIRQGVLSDVAVEEAALNLTEELFDHGIEPTGRPTRHRRYDTHRAHRDAADCVRQCLAADFENPLHIDDLARRVHLSPYHMCRLFREQTGRTIHAYRTQLRLRAALHRLAEDGDDLTGLALDLGFSDQSHFTHAFRRTFGVTPAAFRRSASTRLLHQTSKNLQA; encoded by the coding sequence ATGGCCGTTTCCTGCACGAACCACGTCGTCTTTCGCAGCCCGGCGGTCTGCATCTGCGACTTTCGATGCCACCCGACCGATAACGGATGCAGTGCGGAGGAATCGTCCAAACACGACGACTTCGTATTTGTCCGGCGCGGGCTTTTTGTCAAACACCTCGGCACCCGCCGCGTCGTCGCCGATCCCAACCATGTCGTGTTCTTCAACCGCGAGGAGGGCTATCGCGTCAGCCATCCTGTCGCCGGCGGGGACGATTGCACGACGTTTCATATTCGCTCCGACCTCTTGCGGCCCCTTCTGGCGGAGCGCCGGCAGATTGTTCACGACGACGAGAGAGGCGGGTTTCGGGTCATGCAGGTCCCCTGCGATTCGGCGCTGCACCTTCGACACTGGCAGCTCCTGCGCTCGATTCGGCAGGGCGTGCTCTCCGATGTCGCCGTCGAAGAAGCGGCCCTGAATCTGACCGAAGAACTCTTCGACCACGGCATCGAACCGACGGGGCGGCCGACACGCCACCGCCGCTACGACACGCATCGCGCCCATCGCGACGCCGCGGACTGCGTCCGGCAATGTCTGGCGGCCGATTTCGAGAACCCTTTGCACATCGACGATCTGGCCCGGAGGGTGCATCTCTCTCCTTATCACATGTGCCGTCTGTTTCGCGAACAAACGGGCCGCACGATCCATGCCTATCGAACGCAGCTTCGATTGCGCGCGGCCCTGCACCGTCTGGCCGAGGATGGGGACGACCTGACCGGTCTGGCGCTCGATCTGGGCTTCTCCGACCAAAGCCATTTCACTCACGCCTTTCGGCGGACCTTCGGCGTCACGCCGGCCGCCTTCCGCCGCTCCGCCTCGACGCGGCTCCTGCATCAAACGAGCAAGAACCTACAAGCCTGA
- a CDS encoding response regulator, with translation MNLSAASEIETPLPPSKVLLVDDEAQIVELLEAYLAEIPNVSTVGASSGQEALAKVAADPPDLILLDIMMPRMSGFEVCKKLKADPATKDIPIIMVTALYEESDVERGLEVGTNDFVTKPLNRVDLVTRVKTLLRLRHAQKQSGGDMDYLGELGASS, from the coding sequence ATGAACCTTTCGGCCGCGAGTGAAATCGAGACGCCGCTTCCGCCGAGCAAGGTCCTTCTGGTGGACGACGAGGCGCAGATCGTCGAGCTACTCGAGGCGTATCTTGCGGAGATCCCAAACGTCTCGACCGTCGGTGCGTCGAGCGGGCAGGAGGCGTTGGCCAAGGTGGCGGCGGACCCGCCTGACCTGATCCTCCTGGATATCATGATGCCGAGAATGAGCGGCTTTGAGGTGTGCAAGAAACTCAAGGCCGACCCGGCAACGAAGGACATCCCGATCATCATGGTCACGGCGCTGTACGAGGAGAGCGACGTAGAGCGGGGGCTGGAGGTCGGCACGAATGATTTCGTCACCAAGCCGCTCAACCGAGTGGACCTGGTGACGCGGGTCAAGACACTTCTCCGGCTGCGGCATGCGCAGAAGCAGTCCGGCGGAGATATGGACTATCTCGGTGAGTTGGGGGCCAGCTCTTAA
- a CDS encoding vanadium-dependent haloperoxidase translates to MRKSLQLVAFVICATLASAAVAGDPPIEPGWIEHRVSYPEATAAYQWIDIMLEATGREVDQVGARPTVISRQMAIPVTAMFDAWACYDERAVAACFGGSLRRPPAERTIANKEKAIAYAMHHTLASIFPQDKAWLDAQMKKMGFDPSDRSMDSATPQGIGNLCAEALLQHRRHDGANQFGDEVGSDGTPYSDYTRYELRNPDDRIVDPDRWQRIPFDDGKGGTYYPGFLTPHWYRVKPFALERSDQFRAPPYPKVGSEQLKKEVEEVIQLNGHLTLEQKAIVEFMRDGPRSTGQSGHWLQFAQDVSRRDHYDLDRDVKLFFTIGNTAFDAFIACWESKRYYDSSRPWTLIRHCYKEQDIVGYLGPWKGFGTLPAEKWHPYSPSTFVTPPFPGYPSGHSTLSAACSKMLELFTGSDHFGAFERHVAGKWTEADCDTKMMQARDGKAPLDTPDTATVVLKMPTFSATAEMAGISRVMGGYHIQADNIAGLAMGRKVAVYSWPKYQAYFNGSAPEPEPIRLAGRYFNMPRK, encoded by the coding sequence GTGAGAAAGTCATTACAACTCGTGGCCTTTGTGATCTGCGCGACGCTGGCGTCCGCCGCTGTTGCCGGGGATCCGCCTATTGAACCCGGCTGGATCGAACACCGCGTTTCCTATCCCGAAGCCACCGCCGCCTATCAGTGGATCGACATCATGCTCGAGGCGACCGGTCGCGAGGTGGACCAGGTCGGCGCCCGACCGACGGTCATCTCGCGGCAGATGGCCATTCCCGTCACCGCGATGTTCGACGCGTGGGCCTGTTACGACGAGAGGGCCGTGGCCGCCTGTTTCGGCGGGAGCTTGCGCCGCCCGCCGGCCGAGCGGACGATTGCCAACAAGGAAAAAGCGATTGCCTACGCCATGCACCATACGCTCGCGAGCATCTTCCCTCAGGACAAGGCCTGGCTCGACGCGCAAATGAAGAAGATGGGTTTCGATCCCTCGGACCGCTCGATGGATTCCGCAACGCCGCAGGGCATCGGCAACCTCTGCGCAGAGGCGCTTCTTCAACATCGTCGCCACGACGGCGCGAACCAATTCGGCGACGAAGTCGGCTCCGACGGCACCCCTTATTCCGATTACACGCGTTACGAACTACGAAACCCGGATGATCGCATCGTCGATCCCGACCGCTGGCAACGAATCCCCTTCGACGACGGCAAGGGTGGGACGTACTACCCGGGCTTCCTGACGCCGCACTGGTATCGCGTCAAGCCGTTCGCCCTCGAACGCAGCGATCAGTTTCGCGCGCCGCCCTACCCCAAGGTGGGTTCGGAGCAACTCAAGAAAGAAGTCGAGGAGGTCATTCAGCTCAACGGGCACCTGACACTGGAGCAAAAGGCGATCGTCGAGTTTATGCGCGACGGCCCGCGCTCGACCGGTCAATCCGGGCACTGGCTGCAATTCGCTCAGGACGTCTCGCGCCGCGATCATTACGACCTCGACCGGGACGTGAAGCTGTTTTTCACCATCGGCAACACGGCGTTCGACGCCTTCATCGCCTGCTGGGAGTCCAAGCGTTACTACGACAGTTCCCGTCCGTGGACATTGATCCGCCACTGTTACAAAGAACAGGATATTGTCGGCTATCTCGGCCCATGGAAGGGATTTGGAACCCTGCCCGCGGAGAAATGGCACCCTTATTCGCCGTCGACCTTTGTGACGCCGCCGTTCCCGGGGTATCCGTCAGGGCATAGCACGCTCAGCGCGGCGTGTTCGAAGATGCTGGAACTTTTTACCGGCAGCGATCATTTCGGGGCGTTTGAGCGTCACGTGGCAGGCAAATGGACCGAGGCCGACTGCGATACGAAGATGATGCAGGCCCGCGACGGAAAAGCCCCGCTCGATACGCCGGACACCGCCACGGTTGTTTTGAAGATGCCGACGTTTTCCGCGACCGCCGAGATGGCGGGCATTTCCCGCGTGATGGGGGGCTACCATATTCAGGCGGACAACATCGCCGGACTGGCCATGGGTCGAAAAGTCGCGGTGTACTCGTGGCCGAAATACCAGGCCTACTTCAACGGTTCCGCACCCGAGCCCGAACCCATCCGGCTGGCCGGTCGCTACTTCAATATGCCTCGCAAATAG